The Plectropomus leopardus isolate mb unplaced genomic scaffold, YSFRI_Pleo_2.0 unplaced_scaffold4438, whole genome shotgun sequence genomic sequence TGTGTTTGGTcataaattaaccctttgaaacgtgagcaaattgtCAGGATCATCCAGATTGTTATCAGCTCCATTTCCTTTTCAAAATTATGGGGGATTTTACCAgtaaacattttggtgatttttttctttaaaaatcaccaaaaattttaaagaaaagaaataaggCCAAAACCCACAAAGAAAAACCAAAGCCCTGTTTTTTGGCTGAGCTTGAGTTTATTTTCTAACCAGTGTGAACAGTCGTGTGGTGTTTAACGCGGCTCCGACAGGCTGCGTGACGTTCTCAGCTGACTTTTGATGACTTTCAGATCCAGTTAAGTGAATCTCTTCCTGGACAGTGTGAGTGGAAACGGAAGCTGAGTCAAGATAAGAAGCTAAAGAGGAGAGTTAGCATTTAATGAGCCACATTTAGtcacctgctgctgtcagaggaaGGACCAAAATAACACGCTTGAGCGTGCGAATGTGACGGAGTTCAACACAGCTGTTTTATAACATTCACATACAAATGTTAACACTTCCCTTTGctttattatttctgggtgtcattctgggcttttgactctgaatttgtcattttgactattttccacctgatgaggtcattttgaccatatttggcatatggaggaaatacatgctatttccactaggtgacctgtcacagtcaatgtagctgctgatcactgacatatcccagactgtcagcagctacactcacacactgaggaggaggacactgaaaataatgcatttttgtcatttaaaaacatagtggcatcatgacagaaacctgatgattaggattgatgttggttaaaaaaaaaaaaaaactcaatgaaagtagaaaatcatgttaatgtatgatattttttaaagcttgattttgaaaagtgcattttgtgcgcatcgtgatacaagtgtgtgtgacattaaagcataccctaaagggttaattattcAAACTTTATACCACCCTATAAGACAATAACATATCCGGCAAGAATAAAAAGGTTTCTAGATCAATAACAGCAGTGAAAGTCTGCACTCGGTCTGCACTTCAGTACAAATCCACGTACTTTACTTGATTTACTTGACTGACTTCCTTTTTATGGAACTTTATACGTCTGCTTCACTACATTTTAGAgacaaatattgcacttttcacCACACTCCAAAAATGAACAGAtggttttaacttaaaaaagactGCCGGGGCTGACGTAAAATTTCAAGTgcactgaatttgagaagacaagctAATTTTGTTATGATTCAACTTGTCATCTCAAATTAAGTCAACTTAAACATTTCAGGCTGATCAGTGATtcattcactttttaaaaatttttaaatgtttttttttttctttatttaatttaatttaatattattttattttaggtggAAGAAGCCTTTTTTCCACTGCAGTGAGTCTGGACAATCACCATGAAACAAGCTATGGAGGACggtgagaaacacacacacacacacacacacacacacacacacacacacacacagctgtataTCTGACCCCCATTCATTGTTTTAACGAGTTTTAACCCTGAACTCGAGTCTTAATTTCACTCTAATCTGATGTGAAACCTAATTCAGCCGGTATTAGCGTGTGTCTGCGGGGTCACGGCTCCTCTGTCACGTTAATCCCGTCTGAACCAAACATGTCTGTTTTTCACCCCGAGCTCAGGAGAAACCATCAGCCTGAAACATCTGCTGTCATATCACACACTGTTCAGTCATATCAGACTCTACAACAGCTGAGTGTTCGACAGCCACAgcactgaaacagacacatctgcagaggtgaaagtgacttctttagacttcgacagacgactttgtgtttgtttcagctttaatcagactttggatgaattatttagaaacaccaggacgcaaaccaaaattaacctgtgatttgatgtatatcgtgatatatatcgatatcgactgatatttaaaaagatatagtgataagacttttttccgtATCGCCCAGCCTTACGTCCCAGCGTTAGTCACCATGTGCTTTCTCTGTCTAAACAAAACCACgcgcagcatcatcccaccatgtgcttgttttGACATCCTAGTATCATCATCCCCAAATGTCATCAGTAGACGCAGATCCCTGTATCTGATCTGTAGAGTGTCATATGTAGACGccgaagtccactgacaaagaggcaacatcaaagtcaaagtcaaacttTATTGCCAATTCTGACATGTTTGTTAGACGTACAGGGTCTGAAACTGCGTTTCTCTCCATGCTCACggtgcaaagaaaaaagattattaagattctttttattataaataatccAGCAatacaaagaagaaaatatagaCATGGTCTATATACGTACTTACATATGCTTTACATACATATTCACATATGTGcagtgtgggtttgtgtgtgtgatgttacgAGCTGTTAGTTTAATCTACAGCAATGCATCATAACTTATAGTATCGTAtcgtcctctgtgtgtgtgtgtgtgtgtgtgtgtgtgtgtgtgtgtgtgtgtgtgtgtgtgtgtgtgtgcaggcgtCAGTGAGGTGCTGTCCTGCGTGGTGGAGGACGTCAGTCACGCCGTCAGCAGAAATGTGGGCGGAGCTCAGCTGCTGCATGAACTGCTGAGTTCACCGTGGCTTTGCGCTCTGCTGAAGGTTCGActccactcaaaaaaaaaaaaagaggagattcAACATGAAGGTTTTGAGCTGTgacatcatttcctgttttgtctcCCTTCAGGTTTATGAGTGCCTTTTGCAGTTCGAGAGGTCGGCACCCCGACCGCTGCTGCCTTACGCCTCCGGACTCTCACACGAGGTTAAAGACGCACCGCCTGACACCATGCGTCTGTGTCCAAGAGGCCAGTCGCATCTGCCCCAAACAcgtttacaggattttaggatgtttttaggattttagaacgttatccaggtttttggatgtttcaaggattttaggccttttcttttaggattttaacgCATTGCCAGGATttcagaatgtttctaggattaaggatgttttgcagattttggggtgtttctcggattttcggacatttctaagattttaggacttctttagaatttaagattattttgaggatttttggctgtttctcagattttagatgGTTTcaagaatttgaggacatttctaggattttaggattttctgattattttaggGACacttggattttgggatgtttcttggagaattttccaacattttgaggattttaggatgtttctagggctATATGACAGTACTctaattttatgatgttttatgaaTTATAAAACATCAGTGTCTTATCTGTGTCCTCTgccgggggtgtgggggatcctcctctggctcttctttgatcaacaagctctattttgaagctgttttagGTCTCTGACACctgatggagactaaaaggacaaaagctattcccagtgtgaatcacttgtttttattgtgaatttgaatATTGTTAGGAGGCCATATGTTGAGTATCAGTGGGTTAGACTGTTAGAGCATCAGTgtgactgtctctctgtctgtccatcagaTCATGTCCACTCTACAGAAGGTCCCTCGTCCCTCAGCTGAAGTCAGAGAGCTCTTCAGCCTCCTCAGCTCTCCTCACGTCCAGGTGTGTTTCTCTCCGGAGCTGCTGCAGATctgctgtttgatgttttgttaaaatctgtctCCTGTCGCTCAGGCCCTCCTGTCGTCCCACGACAGTGTCGCCCAGTCAGACTACGGACCCGTCTTACCTCCTCTGCCCGACGAGATGCCCGAGGACGAGGAGGCCATGAGGATCGTCTGTCTGGTGAAGAACAACCAGCCGTTGGTGAGACACAAGCTGAAATACGTCACGCGGCATATTTGACCTCATTTGAAGTGTTTTGCTGGCTCTCGGGGCTGTTCCTCGAACCACAGGCTGaacacttttcattttcatgttgcCCGTCAACCACGCCGCCACCAGCACGTCCACAGAGTGTAGGAACAGGTCAAGAGACAGACCCGCccccctctctcgctctcaaactcagaccgagatttgtgtttgtgaacaggaagtgggcgccacaGTGAACAAACGGAGGCTGAGAAAACTGAGAtcagtgaaaacagtaaaactaagcaaatCAAATATATCTCATCAAATATAATCCAAAATTCTGTGAGCCggtttctgtttctctgctcagatgttttcagaaacatgtttcagctcattgtttaaCTGGAAAACAAATGTCACCAGCCGGCTGCCATTGTGTCAAACAGACGCGTTGGCGTTGCCTCGCCCACCAGCGGGAGCGTTTATTGCAGAAAAGCGAATGCCACCGTCCTCCTTCTGTTTCCTCTTTTCACGTAGCACCGAGTTCAAAAGTATTTTATCGTCTTtgtcctgcagagacagactagttttataaatatttttctaaaggAATGAAACCTCGGCGTCGATCCAGCACCGCTGTCGTTCCTCACTCGCCTTCACAAACACAGCCATCAACTGCAGCCGCTTTATTGGAGGTTCCCAAAAACACCCGAAAGAAAATTGGGGATGCAGCATTTGTCAGTTACGTCCAAAAACTCTGGAACATACTGCCTACAGACATCAGAGAAGTAACCTCgctaaataattaattaactgGCTCTAACTTTGcacactgctgcacctctttaagatgttgtatttttcccaattttatgcattttatgcattttatattagCCTTATGTTTATTAATAACGTCggtgggttttattttatttatttcttcttccatcttatgttatgcattctgtgcattcaatttttatctttattttatctcaCTTTTACTAGTTTTATCAACTGGATTTCATCCATGTGAAGAttcattctgtgttttctgttctaatcttatttttatttttgacatgcgGTTGCATTTCTTGTAtcaaaggtgctatacaaataaagtttatcattattgttattattattattatagataaTTCTTTTAAAGTGAAGCGATGAGAAGAGacgtttattttcttttgttcattAAGAACGGCGGTGAGCGCAGAGGAAGTGCAGGAGACGGAGTCGCAGTGATCTGTAGTCGATGGGACAGCCTCCGCCGCCTCACGTTGGACCGCCTCGTCCCTGCGAGGAGGGCGTGGTCGGGGGAGGAGCTCAGTGAGGCTCAGCCTCTGCCCCTCCCTCGAGGAGGACAGTCCCGCCCCTTTCTCCCCCGCTACCAGTCGACAGGAAGTTGCTGTTTGTGTCCGCAGAGCAATGAGCTCTGGAAGAAAGGGCTCAACCAATCAGCTCCCGCCGTTTTTAGCCCCGCCCCCTGCACCggtaagaggaggaggagtcgaacagtgacatcatcaatAATCCATCCATCTTTTCATTCAGTCATTCTCTGTCTGATCCGTCatccaatcacagagcagcgACAGGAGCAGCTCACCCAGCAGGAGGCGATCACAGAGCAAAAATCACATGCATGGAGAATAACATCTTTGATGTGCGCCTGAAAATATTACCGGTGGTGACGCCTTTACGGTTcatgcacaaagacaaaaaatcacATGGTTGTGAGGAGTTCAATTTTTGGTGCCTGTTTTGCATCCTGCAGTCGCTCGTCAGAACATCTTTAAAGTTTTGCTGAAATAACGCGATCGTTCGGTAAGCTCGTAGTCACGGCGCACATGAAGGACTCTGGAGCTCTGCCAAATCTTCCAACACATCCTCACTGCCAAACTTTGTCAAATACAGTCGCTGTTTCAGTGGTCGTCTACGTCAAACGATGACGCTCTGGCATCATTTTTTTACTCTCAGGAACAGCGCGTCAGCTCAAACTTGTGACATGTGCTGTATTGTTATGTCTCCACATGCTGGCGGGAGGCGTTAAGTTTTCGCGTTGCCCATCTGTCCGTCCGGCTCTTTCTtataaaagtgtcaaaatttaTTTCACTCGGTGCGTTCCCCTtaaaccctcaaattgtgcaaattgaaattgtgattttaaaatacGCCTGATTGAAACAcgtcaatttttaaaaaactcccctttactgcaaaaaagtttttcctctgGCATGAGGTGATATTTGCGGTGATTGTAAAAAGACATATTGGCCAAACTGCacttagtcttttctaggtcacatgatgctatgaggtcacatgactgaatccacaattcctctgtgaaatcgtggactacatctccaggaaatccctcatacgtggccgctcaaggggctcgcctttccatcatggctccataacacgcctacgtggccttggattgga encodes the following:
- the LOC121939286 gene encoding MAGUK p55 subfamily member 4-like codes for the protein MKQAMEDGVSEVLSCVVEDVSHAVSRNVGGAQLLHELLSSPWLCALLKVYECLLQFERSAPRPLLPYASGLSHEIMSTLQKVPRPSAEVRELFSLLSSPHVQALLSSHDSVAQSDYGPVLPPLPDEMPEDEEAMRIVCLVKNNQPLGATIKRHEETGEIYIARVIHGGLADRSGLLHPGDLLVEVNGNPVAGLEPEQVIQILINSQGTILFKVIPDAAQSSSSQTSV